A genomic segment from Pleurodeles waltl isolate 20211129_DDA chromosome 9, aPleWal1.hap1.20221129, whole genome shotgun sequence encodes:
- the GNG8 gene encoding guanine nucleotide-binding protein G(I)/G(S)/G(O) subunit gamma-8 — protein MSNNMAKIAEARKTVEQLKLEVNIDRMKVSKAAADLLAYCETHAKEDPLMTPVPSAENPFREKRLFCIII, from the exons atGTCAAACAACATGGCCAAGATTGCAGAGGCGAGGAAAACAGTGGAACAACTTAAGCTGGAAGTGAACATCGACCGAATGAAG GTCTCAAAAGCAGCTGCAGATCTTCTGGCTTACTGTGAAACTCATGCCAAGGAGGACCCCTTGATGACTCCAGTCCCCTCTGCAGAGAACCCCTTTCGAGAGAAGAGACTCTTTTGTATAATTATATGA